A window from Sinanaerobacter sp. ZZT-01 encodes these proteins:
- a CDS encoding universal stress protein, which yields MKNVMVCVTQQKTCDRLIKKGHEFLASENGELFIIHVAHHKYKFLNNSKEGEALEYLYEKALEYGANLTVVRSNDVLHTLVDLVEKNDITHIVLGQSGEIEPDTNLILKLEKKVQAKAEVIVVPAT from the coding sequence ATGAAAAATGTTATGGTCTGCGTTACGCAACAAAAAACTTGTGACCGCCTTATCAAAAAAGGTCATGAATTTCTTGCCAGCGAAAACGGAGAACTATTTATTATTCATGTCGCGCATCATAAATATAAATTTTTAAATAACAGCAAAGAAGGCGAAGCCTTAGAATATCTTTACGAAAAAGCCTTAGAGTATGGAGCAAATCTAACAGTAGTACGTTCCAATGACGTTCTACATACGTTAGTCGATCTAGTCGAAAAAAACGATATTACTCATATTGTTTTAGGACAATCCGGTGAAATAGAGCCGGATACCAATCTAATCTTAAAATTAGAAAAAAAAGTGCAGGCAAAGGCAGAAGTAATTGTCGTTCCTGCAACTTAA
- a CDS encoding Na/Pi cotransporter family protein, producing MGNETVQMVFGLLGGLAIFIYGMNLMSEGLQKAAGEKMRSILSLLTRNPFVGVLAGALTTAVLQSSSATTVMVIGFVSAGLMNLPQAISIILGANIGTTMTAQIIAFKIDDYIWPIIFIGFLMFFAAKKEKIKYVGQTIFAFGLLFLGIMYMGSVMKPLVALPFFESMMLYVRNIPALGVLLGTIMTLVVQSSSAVIAVLQNLAAQSGPDGVQSIVGLQGALPILFGSNIGTTITAILATIGGSTNAKRTAIAHTIFNISGTVLFIWFVPQISAIVQMVSPSGPEVQVIARQIANAHTFFNIVCTLIWLPFVGMLVKLVTKLIPSNEVEIEGKELHPIYLDYKILDQPVFALHLATRELSRIAEMIVPMMDRAERSFVEEDEAAIEKVMEMENNIDILQDASVKYLSSLFSNGELTEHQATQVAGLMHVASDIEHMGDQCQNIALFARDKIKHEYKFSKEALDEIRGAFEQVKEMVSLTIRALNEGSEDLAQNVIRQEDEIDRLEVRLRKHHMNRLEQGKCSPEFTVIYTDIIHNLEKISDYCKNVAEAVMKDINFVHES from the coding sequence ATGGGAAATGAAACAGTGCAAATGGTATTTGGCCTGTTAGGCGGATTGGCTATTTTTATTTATGGCATGAATTTAATGAGTGAAGGCTTGCAAAAAGCTGCCGGAGAAAAAATGAGGTCAATTCTTAGTTTGCTTACCAGAAATCCTTTTGTTGGTGTGCTGGCTGGTGCTCTAACTACCGCCGTCTTGCAAAGCAGTAGTGCTACCACAGTTATGGTAATTGGCTTTGTCAGTGCCGGTTTAATGAACCTTCCGCAAGCGATCAGTATTATTTTAGGTGCAAATATTGGAACAACAATGACTGCACAGATCATTGCATTTAAGATTGATGACTATATTTGGCCAATTATTTTTATTGGTTTTCTGATGTTTTTTGCAGCAAAGAAAGAAAAGATAAAATACGTTGGGCAGACAATTTTTGCATTTGGATTATTATTTTTAGGTATTATGTATATGGGATCTGTTATGAAACCTTTGGTTGCATTGCCATTTTTTGAATCGATGATGCTTTATGTAAGAAACATACCGGCGTTAGGTGTTCTTTTGGGAACGATTATGACACTTGTAGTTCAAAGCAGCAGCGCGGTGATTGCGGTATTACAGAATCTTGCAGCACAATCTGGCCCGGATGGAGTTCAAAGCATAGTGGGTCTGCAAGGCGCACTGCCGATTTTATTTGGTAGTAATATAGGGACAACCATCACTGCAATTTTAGCGACGATTGGTGGTTCTACAAATGCGAAAAGAACTGCGATAGCACATACGATTTTTAATATATCAGGTACGGTTTTGTTTATTTGGTTTGTCCCTCAGATTTCTGCGATTGTTCAAATGGTTTCTCCTTCTGGCCCGGAAGTGCAGGTAATTGCTAGGCAGATTGCAAATGCACATACTTTTTTTAATATAGTGTGTACATTAATCTGGCTTCCGTTTGTTGGAATGTTAGTTAAGTTGGTGACAAAACTGATTCCAAGCAATGAAGTTGAAATTGAAGGAAAAGAACTGCATCCAATTTATTTGGATTATAAAATTTTGGATCAGCCAGTATTTGCGTTACATTTAGCAACGAGAGAATTATCACGTATTGCGGAGATGATCGTGCCCATGATGGATCGAGCGGAACGAAGCTTTGTGGAAGAAGATGAAGCGGCGATTGAAAAAGTCATGGAAATGGAGAATAACATTGATATTTTACAAGATGCGTCTGTAAAATATTTGTCTTCTTTATTTTCAAATGGGGAATTGACAGAACACCAAGCGACGCAAGTTGCTGGTTTGATGCATGTTGCGAGCGATATTGAGCATATGGGAGATCAGTGTCAAAATATTGCATTATTTGCAAGGGATAAAATTAAGCATGAATATAAGTTTTCAAAAGAGGCTTTGGACGAAATCCGTGGTGCATTTGAACAAGTAAAAGAAATGGTCAGCCTCACCATTCGTGCTTTGAATGAAGGAAGTGAAGATTTAGCACAGAATGTGATTCGTCAAGAAGATGAGATTGACCGACTTGAGGTTCGCCTGCGAAAACACCACATGAATCGTTTGGAGCAGGGGAAATGCTCGCCTGAATTTACCGTTATTTACACAGATATCATTCATAATTTAGAAAAAATCAGCGACTACTGCAAAAATGTTGCAGAGGCAGTAATGAAAGATATTAATTTTGTACATGAATCCTAG
- the dinB gene encoding DNA polymerase IV yields the protein MDRIILHCDMNGFYASVELISHPQLKNRPMAVCGDPSSRHGIILAKNEPAKAYGVVTAETIWQAKRKCPDLVLVPPHHDQYKWYSDQINQIYHRFTDLVEPFSIDESWLDVTASTNLFGDGKEIADCIRATVREELGLTLSVGVSYNKIFAKMGSEYKKPDATTVISRENFKQILWPLPINQLFFAGKVTAEKLKAKRIYTIGDLAMADRTKIHFILGKLGDQLHDYANGLENSEVARFSEKQKLKSVGNSITFRRNLVGKKDIKKAVTALSDTVSSRLRCDRLKCQGVKIDIKDPDFKTISRQKQVYAATNLGEEIAKTAMELIEKNWSFISPIRLLSVTAIRLEDETETEEEQLSFLGQNSEARMKQEDIERTMDAIRKKYGGKAITFGGLVRNDIGIHYEEEKKDELK from the coding sequence ATGGATCGAATTATTTTACATTGTGATATGAATGGATTTTATGCTTCGGTTGAGTTGATTTCACATCCTCAATTGAAGAATCGCCCTATGGCGGTATGCGGAGATCCAAGCAGCAGACACGGTATTATCTTGGCAAAAAATGAGCCTGCGAAAGCGTATGGAGTGGTGACAGCAGAAACGATATGGCAGGCGAAGCGTAAATGTCCTGACTTGGTTTTAGTGCCACCGCATCATGATCAATATAAATGGTATTCAGATCAAATTAATCAGATTTACCATCGCTTTACTGATTTGGTTGAGCCGTTTAGCATTGATGAATCTTGGCTGGATGTAACTGCAAGCACGAATTTATTCGGCGATGGAAAAGAGATCGCTGACTGCATACGAGCTACGGTTCGGGAAGAATTAGGATTGACTCTTTCCGTAGGAGTCTCTTATAATAAAATTTTTGCAAAGATGGGAAGCGAATATAAAAAGCCAGATGCGACGACTGTTATCTCAAGAGAAAATTTTAAGCAAATCTTGTGGCCATTGCCAATTAATCAACTTTTCTTTGCAGGAAAAGTGACGGCTGAAAAGTTAAAAGCAAAGAGAATTTATACCATAGGTGATTTGGCAATGGCAGACCGCACAAAAATACATTTCATACTGGGCAAGCTCGGCGATCAACTGCACGACTATGCGAACGGTTTAGAAAACAGTGAGGTGGCTCGGTTTTCCGAAAAACAAAAACTGAAGTCAGTTGGAAACTCGATTACCTTCCGGCGAAACCTAGTAGGCAAAAAAGATATAAAAAAAGCAGTGACGGCGTTGTCGGATACCGTTTCATCCCGGCTTCGGTGCGATAGACTAAAATGTCAGGGGGTTAAGATAGATATTAAAGATCCTGACTTTAAAACTATATCCAGGCAGAAACAAGTATATGCTGCAACAAATTTGGGAGAAGAAATTGCAAAGACAGCCATGGAATTGATTGAAAAAAATTGGAGTTTTATCAGTCCGATCCGATTACTTTCTGTAACGGCAATTCGCTTAGAGGATGAGACTGAAACTGAAGAAGAACAACTTTCATTTTTGGGGCAGAATAGTGAGGCACGTATGAAACAAGAAGACATCGAGCGAACGATGGATGCGATACGCAAAAAATATGGCGGTAAGGCGATTACGTTTGGTGGTTTAGTTCGTAATGACATTGGGATTCATTATGAGGAGGAAAAAAAGGATGAACTTAAATAG
- a CDS encoding ABC transporter substrate-binding protein — MNLNSNKSMRFWSFLLVIFMLLSIMTACGLNENKEEEKELAQPIKIASLKGPTSMALTSLMTQEGQYEITAYQNPQEAASKLSTGEVDIAAVSSNLGAVLFNKTKGDVKLVSVNTGGVLYLVENGKQIRELQDLKGKTILASGKGGTPEYVIKCLLLKNGLDPEKDVDFRWLGNHTDTAGALMAEENSVALLPEPFVSAVTAKNEEINVAVDLNTAWKSQFHSELPMGIFLTTKAFAEERKEDLDLFLSEVEGSVDFVNKKPEEAAKTLVKKGVMDKEEIAAHAIPRCNIIDLKGEDARQALDTFYQILYDMDAGSVGGKLPDNTFYLNLE; from the coding sequence ATGAACTTAAATAGTAACAAAAGTATGAGATTCTGGTCTTTTCTATTGGTGATTTTTATGCTTTTAAGCATAATGACTGCCTGCGGTTTGAATGAAAATAAGGAAGAGGAGAAGGAATTAGCACAGCCGATTAAAATCGCCAGCTTGAAGGGACCTACAAGTATGGCGTTAACTTCTCTCATGACGCAAGAGGGTCAATATGAAATTACGGCTTATCAAAATCCGCAAGAGGCCGCATCAAAGTTATCAACTGGAGAAGTGGACATTGCGGCGGTATCCTCCAATTTAGGCGCCGTCCTTTTTAATAAGACAAAGGGTGATGTGAAACTTGTATCTGTGAATACAGGAGGAGTTCTTTATCTGGTTGAAAATGGGAAGCAAATTCGGGAATTACAGGATTTAAAGGGAAAAACAATCTTAGCCAGTGGAAAAGGTGGAACCCCAGAATATGTAATAAAATGTTTATTATTAAAGAATGGATTAGACCCCGAGAAAGACGTAGACTTCCGCTGGTTGGGAAATCACACAGATACGGCAGGCGCGCTTATGGCAGAAGAAAATAGTGTGGCGCTGCTCCCGGAGCCCTTTGTATCGGCAGTTACTGCTAAGAACGAAGAAATAAATGTTGCTGTAGATCTAAATACTGCTTGGAAAAGCCAATTTCATTCCGAATTACCGATGGGAATATTTTTAACGACTAAAGCCTTTGCAGAAGAAAGAAAAGAAGATTTGGATTTGTTTTTATCGGAAGTAGAGGGCTCGGTGGATTTTGTCAATAAAAAACCCGAAGAGGCAGCAAAGACTTTAGTGAAAAAAGGAGTCATGGACAAGGAAGAGATTGCGGCACATGCGATTCCTCGGTGCAATATTATAGATTTAAAGGGAGAGGACGCACGACAAGCCCTGGATACCTTTTATCAAATTTTGTATGATATGGATGCTGGGTCCGTTGGAGGAAAACTACCGGATAACACGTTCTATTTAAATTTGGAGTAA